The proteins below come from a single Methyloprofundus sedimenti genomic window:
- a CDS encoding HopJ type III effector protein yields the protein MPLNTFINTIKSNQAVSFDDTMTIINDSYHYTPTTFINGLDEFAIINTAGNNEGSCKIFAFALLQQLDQHQTLNLFGDYYQDVLNDPNGTSHQNIRNFMQYGWEGIKFSEQNTLRLK from the coding sequence ATGCCATTAAACACCTTTATCAACACAATAAAATCCAATCAAGCTGTCAGCTTTGATGACACCATGACTATCATTAATGATTCGTATCATTACACACCAACAACATTTATCAACGGTTTAGATGAATTCGCAATAATTAACACAGCGGGAAACAATGAAGGCTCTTGCAAAATCTTTGCCTTTGCCCTGCTCCAGCAACTTGATCAACACCAGACCTTAAATTTGTTTGGTGACTATTATCAAGACGTTTTAAATGATCCAAACGGCACCAGCCATCAAAATATTAGAAATTTTATGCAATATGGATGGGAAGGCATCAAGTTCAGCGAACAAAATACTTTACGCCTAAAATAA
- a CDS encoding NAD(P)/FAD-dependent oxidoreductase, giving the protein MAKNVDYLIIGQGLAGSLLSWELIKHGCSTHLVDNQQENASHIAAGLINPITGMRLVKHIDIDILLPCARQTYRELSEFFKQDFYIEKPMLRILRNEIELRKFQQRIQENAYLNYLQTELKTAPDSINAPLGMIQQKQTGYLLTHSLLTCLKNFLQEKQSYQVTQFDYQDLQINKDIRWRDITANKIIFCEGYQAIANPWFKYLPFQLAKGEILTLTTKQTLAPELLLYGQWLIPLNKHQFRTGATFDNINLNTNPSVQGKNTLLNALKQIVPALHSATVDKHQANIRPTTLDKMPFIGLHPDYENLAIFNGFGAKGSLQIPYYSKCFVHHLLRQKPITPKVNSQRYNNHKNML; this is encoded by the coding sequence ATGGCAAAAAACGTAGACTACCTGATTATTGGCCAGGGACTGGCTGGCAGCCTACTCAGCTGGGAATTGATCAAGCATGGCTGTAGCACACACCTGGTAGACAACCAGCAAGAAAATGCCTCTCATATTGCAGCAGGACTCATTAACCCGATCACAGGGATGCGCTTAGTTAAACACATTGACATAGATATTTTGCTTCCTTGTGCAAGGCAAACCTACCGAGAGCTAAGCGAGTTTTTTAAACAGGATTTCTACATAGAAAAACCAATGTTGCGCATCTTACGTAATGAAATAGAGCTGCGTAAATTTCAGCAACGCATTCAAGAAAATGCATATCTAAATTATCTGCAAACAGAACTAAAGACAGCGCCTGATTCAATTAACGCACCATTGGGCATGATTCAGCAAAAGCAAACGGGTTATCTATTAACACACAGCTTATTAACCTGCCTGAAAAACTTCTTGCAAGAAAAGCAATCCTATCAAGTCACTCAGTTTGATTATCAAGATCTCCAGATAAATAAAGACATACGCTGGCGGGACATCACTGCAAATAAGATCATTTTTTGTGAAGGCTATCAAGCCATAGCCAATCCCTGGTTTAAATATTTACCTTTTCAATTAGCAAAAGGGGAAATATTAACCCTGACAACAAAACAAACACTGGCACCAGAATTATTATTGTACGGCCAATGGCTAATCCCGCTGAATAAGCACCAATTTCGTACCGGTGCTACCTTTGATAACATCAACCTGAATACAAATCCCAGCGTTCAAGGCAAGAATACACTACTTAATGCATTAAAGCAGATAGTACCAGCACTTCACTCTGCAACAGTAGATAAACACCAAGCCAATATACGTCCAACAACACTGGATAAAATGCCCTTTATAGGATTGCACCCCGACTATGAAAATCTAGCTATATTTAACGGCTTTGGTGCAAAAGGCAGCTTGCAAATACCCTATTACAGCAAATGCTTTGTTCACCATTTACTGCGGCAAAAGCCTATTACTCCTAAAGTTAATTCTCAGCGTTATAACAACCATAAAAACATGTTATAA
- the trxC gene encoding thioredoxin TrxC, protein MSNFVHIVCPACLSVNRIPAIRLSDKPQCGKCHRPLFSALPVDLTASNFQQHIKRNDIPVLVDFWAPWCGPCKSMAPAFKLAAAQLEPKIRLAKLNTETEQAIAAQYGIRSIPTLMLFHKGKELARQSGAIDTQAIISWANQYIA, encoded by the coding sequence ATGAGTAATTTTGTTCATATCGTCTGTCCAGCGTGTTTATCTGTTAACCGAATTCCGGCGATACGGCTTAGTGATAAACCACAATGTGGCAAGTGTCATCGGCCTCTTTTTTCTGCTCTACCAGTTGATTTGACTGCAAGCAATTTCCAGCAACACATCAAGCGTAATGACATTCCGGTACTTGTTGACTTCTGGGCCCCCTGGTGTGGCCCTTGTAAGTCGATGGCTCCAGCCTTTAAGCTAGCAGCAGCTCAACTGGAACCCAAAATACGTCTGGCAAAGCTTAATACAGAAACTGAACAAGCTATAGCTGCTCAATACGGGATTCGAAGCATTCCAACTTTAATGCTATTCCACAAGGGTAAAGAATTAGCAAGACAATCAGGTGCCATAGATACTCAAGCTATTATTAGCTGGGCTAATCAATATATTGCATAA
- a CDS encoding CHAD domain-containing protein: MPHFCDQFRDGRLKTQLSPLLEMRALLPLSQLPHQVHRINVLNQDKKTVLRIRLDEYESLPNRISLQRLKGYEKAAEKVSLLLQQALQLKTTTPCSILDHALKLQSRKALDYSSKLSIKLDPKMRADQASVIIFQQLLRTMQINESNTIADVDSEFLHDFRVAIRRTRAGLSQIKHALPSSVVARYAVFFAWLGQITGQTRDMDVYLLSYKQYKAALPVSLREDITPLYAFLKEKKGQAQKDLAEKLSSSTYRKELANWEQYLKEPLEKKDKGENATLSIKELADQRIWKVFKRVIKEGESINKSSPAEELHELRKTCKKLRYLMEFFESLYPKDKMKILIKSLKGLQSVLGDFQDYEVQETNIKHFSEEMMANNVPPNTFLAMGVLVQYLDSIRCAARNDFARQFALFEKAENQSTFKYLFAHKA; encoded by the coding sequence ATGCCACATTTTTGTGATCAGTTCCGCGACGGGCGCTTAAAAACCCAATTATCTCCTCTACTGGAAATGCGGGCATTATTGCCTTTATCTCAATTACCACATCAGGTACATCGCATTAATGTACTTAATCAGGATAAAAAAACAGTCTTGCGCATTAGACTGGATGAATATGAATCATTGCCAAATCGCATTAGCTTACAGCGCTTAAAAGGCTATGAAAAAGCTGCAGAAAAAGTAAGCTTACTGTTGCAACAAGCTCTGCAATTAAAGACCACAACGCCCTGCTCGATTTTGGATCATGCCCTTAAATTACAAAGTCGCAAAGCACTGGACTACAGCTCTAAACTATCGATAAAGCTTGATCCGAAAATGCGCGCTGATCAAGCCAGCGTGATCATCTTTCAACAGTTATTGCGCACTATGCAAATCAATGAGAGTAACACCATAGCCGATGTTGATAGCGAGTTCTTACATGACTTTCGTGTAGCTATCAGGCGTACTCGTGCAGGTTTAAGTCAGATTAAGCACGCTTTACCTTCTTCTGTGGTCGCGCGTTATGCTGTTTTTTTTGCTTGGTTAGGACAGATTACCGGGCAAACACGGGACATGGATGTATATTTATTAAGTTATAAACAGTATAAAGCCGCTCTACCTGTTTCTTTAAGAGAGGATATCACACCCTTATATGCATTCCTGAAAGAAAAAAAAGGGCAGGCACAAAAAGATTTAGCTGAAAAACTTTCTAGTTCTACTTACAGGAAGGAATTGGCCAACTGGGAACAATACTTAAAAGAACCCTTAGAAAAAAAAGACAAGGGCGAAAATGCAACTTTAAGTATTAAAGAATTAGCTGACCAACGTATCTGGAAAGTTTTTAAACGCGTTATTAAGGAAGGTGAATCAATTAATAAATCCTCACCCGCTGAAGAACTCCATGAGCTGAGAAAAACCTGTAAAAAACTGCGCTATTTAATGGAATTTTTTGAAAGTCTGTATCCAAAAGATAAAATGAAAATATTAATAAAATCACTGAAAGGTCTGCAAAGTGTATTAGGTGATTTTCAGGATTACGAAGTCCAGGAAACCAATATCAAGCATTTTAGTGAAGAAATGATGGCCAACAACGTACCTCCCAATACATTCCTGGCAATGGGTGTGTTAGTACAATACTTAGATTCCATAAGGTGCGCTGCACGCAATGATTTTGCCAGACAATTTGCACTTTTTGAAAAAGCAGAAAATCAGTCCACTTTTAAATACTTATTTGCGCATAAGGCATAA
- a CDS encoding ParA family protein, whose product MKIIATYNIKGGVGKTSTAVNLAYIASQHGYKTLVWDLDPQGASSYYFRVKPKIKGGSKQLIAGDRDLDGLIKATDFENLDLLPADFSFRNLDLVLDARKKPTQRLKKLLAPLTKEYDFIILDCPPNISLLSESIFEAADILLSPIIPTTLSLRTLEQLKKYIKDNKLKHIQLIPFFSMADRRKKMHREIIETLVEKHPDILQTTIPYASDIERMGWERMPLGAYISKGRSTEAYQQLWQEIMTLIK is encoded by the coding sequence ATGAAAATAATCGCAACTTATAATATTAAAGGCGGAGTTGGTAAAACGTCAACAGCAGTAAATCTGGCTTATATTGCCTCGCAGCATGGCTATAAAACACTCGTGTGGGACCTGGATCCTCAAGGTGCAAGTAGTTATTATTTTAGAGTAAAACCTAAAATAAAAGGGGGCAGTAAACAGCTTATAGCGGGTGATCGTGACTTAGATGGATTAATAAAGGCGACCGATTTTGAGAATCTGGATTTATTGCCAGCAGACTTCTCCTTCAGAAATTTAGACTTAGTCTTAGATGCGCGAAAAAAACCAACCCAGCGCCTAAAAAAGTTACTCGCACCGCTCACTAAAGAATACGATTTTATCATTCTAGATTGCCCGCCCAATATTTCATTATTATCGGAATCCATTTTTGAAGCTGCCGATATATTGCTCTCTCCTATTATCCCAACGACTTTATCTTTACGTACTTTAGAGCAATTAAAGAAATATATTAAGGATAATAAATTAAAGCATATTCAATTGATTCCTTTTTTCTCTATGGCAGATAGACGAAAAAAAATGCACAGGGAGATCATCGAAACACTAGTAGAAAAACATCCTGATATTTTGCAGACAACCATTCCTTATGCAAGTGATATAGAACGCATGGGCTGGGAACGCATGCCATTGGGAGCATACATAAGCAAGGGACGTTCTACAGAAGCCTATCAACAACTTTGGCAAGAAATAATGACACTCATTAAATAA
- a CDS encoding NUDIX domain-containing protein encodes MQTLAPTIRNTVRAVIIRDGRILLQKKQDALKGVRYTLPGGAQDPGETLLEALHRECQEELGTEIIASEILHLADFFKQKSLPEPYLQHQLEILFHCQIADSYIPKNGPKPDKHQIAIEWITIDELSQIPLLPAILKKILTKLNQPVNPIYLGKIN; translated from the coding sequence ATGCAAACTTTAGCCCCCACCATTCGCAATACAGTTCGTGCCGTTATTATTCGTGATGGACGCATTCTACTGCAAAAAAAACAGGATGCATTAAAAGGCGTGCGCTACACGTTACCTGGCGGAGCACAAGATCCAGGTGAAACTTTACTGGAAGCCTTGCACCGGGAATGTCAGGAAGAGTTAGGCACAGAAATAATTGCCAGCGAAATTTTACACTTAGCTGATTTTTTTAAGCAAAAATCCCTACCAGAACCGTATTTACAGCATCAGCTTGAAATCCTGTTTCATTGTCAAATTGCTGATTCTTATATACCGAAAAATGGTCCTAAACCTGATAAGCACCAGATAGCCATCGAATGGATCACCATTGATGAGCTGTCTCAAATTCCTTTGCTTCCTGCAATTCTAAAAAAAATCCTGACTAAGCTAAATCAACCCGTTAATCCTATTTATCTTGGAAAAATAAATTGA
- a CDS encoding phosphotransferase codes for MSAQLPKNQRTNLRFLFVEVGTQISNLQDYIVKEGKNFSTGSFDRSGYIHNLKIRIHNDGYLQIQNAGNNESDIIAFRAIDNIANNLERIAELCLDCMHHIADLSNKDYLSGDKYEQLLAHVAQGISLSERANQNSDSQQALKIAEVQQKLSKNCQQLIDKYSKEFKSGKNAEDLIAALFVVKSIKSMDEALLKICNATLSRNLGQTINVDRFNSLTRCVDHLQKNGASKNLVLDTIAETRSGSVISGVSEANKDAIIAIFKDGKKQKLKEELQSVERWHEIYPGIAPRILSYQKQGQSAALLIEHLEGSTFENILLQGSDKLQKQSLQQLTETLNDIWHKTLQKKPVNAQYAQQLLKRLPDVYSIHPVFEQQHIHIAGINIPAFTKLLKQTNKLEQSLAAPFSVYIHGDFNTDNIIYAPGQKKINFIDLHRSCFMDYVQDVSVFMVSNYRLQALDHPFRQRVLHVNMAMYHFAAEFARHHKDPTFELRLALGLARSLATSTRFTLDKTLAKAMFYRSRLLLEQVLAVNIKHSKDYRVPIKEIFIA; via the coding sequence TTGAGCGCGCAATTACCCAAAAATCAGCGTACTAACCTCAGGTTTCTATTTGTCGAAGTAGGCACACAAATTTCTAATCTACAGGATTACATTGTCAAAGAGGGCAAAAACTTTTCTACCGGAAGCTTTGACCGTAGTGGTTATATTCATAACCTAAAAATTCGCATTCATAACGATGGCTATTTGCAAATTCAAAACGCAGGAAACAATGAAAGTGACATCATTGCTTTTCGCGCTATAGACAATATCGCTAATAACCTTGAGCGTATTGCCGAATTATGCCTTGATTGCATGCATCATATTGCGGATTTAAGCAACAAAGACTACCTTTCTGGTGATAAATATGAACAATTACTGGCTCATGTTGCTCAGGGTATCAGCCTGAGTGAGCGTGCCAATCAGAATAGCGACTCTCAACAGGCGCTCAAAATAGCTGAAGTACAACAGAAATTAAGTAAAAACTGCCAACAACTAATCGATAAATACAGCAAAGAATTTAAATCCGGGAAAAATGCCGAGGACTTGATTGCCGCCCTTTTTGTGGTAAAAAGTATCAAATCCATGGACGAGGCACTACTGAAAATTTGTAATGCAACTTTGTCCAGAAACCTGGGACAGACAATCAATGTGGATCGTTTTAATTCCTTAACTCGCTGCGTGGACCATTTACAAAAAAATGGTGCTAGCAAAAATCTTGTTTTAGATACTATTGCTGAAACGCGTTCAGGCAGTGTAATTTCAGGTGTCAGCGAAGCTAACAAAGACGCTATCATCGCCATTTTCAAAGACGGAAAAAAACAAAAACTTAAAGAAGAACTACAAAGCGTTGAACGCTGGCATGAAATTTATCCAGGTATTGCCCCCAGAATATTGTCTTATCAGAAACAGGGACAGTCAGCTGCATTACTGATTGAACATTTAGAAGGCTCAACTTTTGAAAATATCCTGTTACAAGGTTCCGATAAATTACAAAAACAATCCTTACAACAACTTACTGAAACCTTAAATGACATCTGGCATAAAACCTTGCAGAAAAAACCCGTTAATGCGCAATATGCGCAGCAACTATTAAAGCGTTTGCCTGATGTCTATTCTATACATCCAGTATTTGAACAACAACATATCCATATTGCCGGAATTAACATCCCTGCTTTCACAAAACTATTAAAGCAGACGAATAAATTAGAGCAATCCCTGGCTGCACCTTTTTCCGTCTATATACATGGTGATTTCAATACCGATAATATTATTTACGCCCCCGGGCAAAAGAAAATCAATTTTATCGACCTGCACCGTTCCTGCTTTATGGATTATGTACAGGATGTATCCGTGTTTATGGTATCTAATTACCGCTTACAAGCGCTGGATCATCCGTTCAGACAAAGGGTATTACACGTTAATATGGCCATGTATCATTTTGCTGCAGAATTTGCCCGGCATCATAAAGACCCTACTTTTGAATTACGTCTGGCGCTTGGGCTGGCACGTTCACTAGCGACTTCAACTCGCTTTACACTGGATAAAACTCTGGCCAAAGCCATGTTTTACCGCTCCCGCTTATTATTAGAACAGGTACTTGCCGTTAATATAAAACATAGTAAAGATTATCGAGTGCCCATTAAGGAGATTTTTATTGCTTAA
- a CDS encoding GAK system ATP-grasp enzyme translates to MLNLKIAVVGLPGKWSTETLADAVEKKTGFRLIVDMDKVVLNLDSLELTYQGHNLCQLDAIIIKKIGHQYSPNSLDRLELLRVAENAGVKVFSQPVKILRLIDRLSCTVTLRNADIPMPATVITEEIDEAIAAVNKFGSAIFKPLYSTKARGMCVISKKDGKTKVRKNIEAFKTANPMMYIQQKAALGGRDMGLMFLGGRYLGAYARVSKNDAWNTTINSGGEYAAADPSTEIIAMASKAQDLFDMSYTTVDVAETDKGAIVFEVSAFGGFRGGKEGLNLDVAELYVDFVLTKLEQKTPYVVSI, encoded by the coding sequence TTGCTTAATTTAAAAATTGCTGTGGTTGGGCTGCCCGGAAAGTGGTCAACTGAAACTTTAGCTGATGCCGTTGAAAAAAAAACCGGCTTCCGTTTGATTGTTGATATGGATAAGGTTGTATTGAATCTTGATAGCCTTGAGCTTACCTATCAAGGCCACAACTTATGTCAACTGGATGCTATTATTATTAAAAAAATTGGCCACCAGTATTCCCCCAATAGTTTAGACCGACTGGAATTATTACGCGTTGCTGAAAATGCAGGAGTTAAAGTGTTTAGTCAGCCCGTCAAAATATTACGCTTAATCGACCGGCTTAGTTGTACTGTTACCTTACGTAATGCGGATATTCCCATGCCGGCGACCGTTATCACCGAAGAAATTGATGAAGCAATTGCAGCAGTCAACAAATTTGGTTCGGCAATTTTCAAGCCTCTGTATTCGACAAAAGCGCGCGGTATGTGTGTCATTAGCAAAAAAGATGGCAAAACTAAAGTACGCAAAAATATCGAAGCATTTAAAACAGCTAACCCGATGATGTATATTCAGCAGAAAGCCGCCTTAGGCGGCCGGGATATGGGGTTGATGTTTCTAGGCGGCCGTTATTTAGGGGCCTATGCCAGAGTGAGTAAAAATGATGCCTGGAATACCACGATTAATAGTGGTGGCGAATATGCAGCCGCTGATCCTTCGACTGAGATCATTGCAATGGCAAGTAAAGCACAGGACTTATTTGATATGTCCTATACCACAGTCGATGTCGCTGAGACGGATAAGGGTGCCATTGTTTTTGAGGTCTCTGCCTTTGGCGGTTTTCGGGGGGGCAAAGAAGGGTTGAACCTGGATGTTGCCGAACTATATGTGGATTTTGTTTTAACTAAACTTGAACAAAAAACACCTTATGTTGTGTCTATATAA
- a CDS encoding HprK-related kinase B produces MIPNTKVQDLSTKLIQGATLLDQSLFVQCDDCVISVQSNSVALLNELQRYFKHLVIHQSQQSEADIVVIAIESAALELPCAFKDWPRQEGKSGRKDAYYQLQGGRLIQKVRTGMVFLQSETSRIAVGPCVKNPNQVINFINSQHMNWLQQRGWLICHAAAIAYKNQAYAIAGFSGGGKSTLMLRLMDNEQIDFISNDRLFIRNINNCIKVTGIAKLPRINPGTIVNNPRLQSLIPEQQRVQLLDLPKQQLWNIEEKYDVDIEAIYGQGRIGNNKPLHALIILNWQHDSKQTFQVNKVNLQQRRDLLAAVMKSPGPFYQDAQGTFLNEHAEFDESAYLSILNQVNIFEVSGKIDFAALQCYFNQHIISEAR; encoded by the coding sequence ATGATACCAAATACAAAAGTGCAGGATTTAAGCACTAAACTCATACAGGGAGCCACCTTACTTGACCAGAGCTTATTTGTGCAATGTGATGATTGCGTTATCAGTGTACAAAGCAACTCGGTAGCCTTATTAAATGAGCTACAGCGATATTTTAAACACCTTGTTATTCATCAGAGTCAACAGAGCGAAGCTGATATAGTCGTTATTGCAATTGAATCTGCGGCTCTGGAACTCCCCTGCGCCTTCAAAGACTGGCCACGACAAGAAGGCAAAAGCGGTCGTAAAGATGCTTATTATCAGCTTCAAGGGGGCAGACTTATTCAGAAAGTTCGCACTGGCATGGTGTTTCTACAAAGTGAAACAAGCAGAATTGCCGTAGGCCCTTGTGTAAAAAACCCTAATCAGGTCATTAATTTCATTAACAGTCAACATATGAACTGGCTGCAACAACGCGGTTGGCTGATTTGTCATGCTGCGGCTATTGCCTATAAAAATCAGGCTTATGCCATAGCAGGATTTTCAGGGGGGGGTAAATCCACCTTGATGCTACGTTTAATGGACAACGAGCAAATAGACTTTATCAGCAACGACCGCTTATTTATCCGCAATATAAACAATTGTATAAAAGTGACTGGTATTGCCAAACTGCCACGCATTAACCCTGGCACCATTGTTAATAATCCTCGCCTACAATCATTAATTCCAGAACAGCAAAGAGTACAACTACTCGATTTACCAAAACAGCAACTATGGAATATTGAAGAAAAATATGATGTTGATATCGAAGCCATTTATGGTCAGGGGCGTATTGGAAATAACAAACCACTACACGCATTGATCATCTTAAACTGGCAACATGATAGTAAGCAGACCTTTCAGGTCAATAAAGTAAATCTGCAACAGCGTCGCGACCTATTAGCTGCGGTTATGAAATCTCCAGGCCCTTTTTATCAGGATGCACAAGGTACATTCTTAAATGAACACGCTGAATTTGATGAATCGGCTTATTTATCAATTTTAAATCAGGTTAATATTTTTGAAGTCAGCGGCAAAATTGATTTTGCCGCATTGCAATGCTATTTTAATCAACATATTATTAGTGAGGCACGTTAA
- a CDS encoding histidine phosphatase family protein, which produces MSRQLLILRHGKSDWGVEIKDFDRPLKKRGKRAAQRMGSWLQQQNLVSDYILSSPAERARNTAEKLAKAMGLTAQRVHYDSRLYAANQEHLKNALASCPPDAQRVLLIGHNPELESLLAFLSKDKLPTPDDGKLLPTATLAIFSMPDDWHALNRGCGELLNIIRPADLPESFPFNGLLGIEQRERPAYYYTQSAAIPYRIHNNELQILLISSSGDNHWGIPKGIIEPGQSAAKSAAIEAWEEAGIEGIISEQMLDYYLHEKWGSTCTVQVYPMLVTQMLNNEEWQESHRRRQWLPLQKATFLIKQKALQAMFTSLATRLASKTD; this is translated from the coding sequence ATGAGCAGACAACTATTGATATTACGCCATGGCAAATCTGACTGGGGTGTCGAAATCAAGGATTTTGATCGACCGCTCAAAAAACGCGGCAAACGTGCTGCTCAGCGTATGGGATCCTGGCTACAGCAACAGAATCTGGTTTCAGACTATATCCTTAGTTCACCCGCAGAAAGAGCCAGAAATACCGCAGAAAAATTAGCTAAAGCAATGGGCTTAACTGCACAACGAGTGCATTATGACTCACGCCTGTATGCCGCTAATCAAGAGCATCTAAAAAATGCTTTGGCAAGTTGCCCACCCGATGCGCAACGAGTCTTGTTAATTGGCCATAATCCTGAACTAGAATCTTTGTTAGCGTTTCTGAGTAAAGACAAGCTGCCTACACCTGATGATGGTAAATTACTGCCTACTGCCACATTAGCTATCTTTAGCATGCCTGATGACTGGCATGCATTAAACAGGGGCTGCGGCGAACTATTGAATATTATCCGTCCGGCAGATCTTCCAGAGAGTTTCCCATTTAATGGTCTGCTAGGTATAGAGCAACGCGAACGACCAGCCTATTACTATACCCAGTCAGCTGCAATCCCTTATCGCATACACAATAATGAATTACAGATTTTATTAATTTCCTCGAGTGGTGATAATCATTGGGGAATTCCCAAAGGCATTATAGAGCCGGGTCAGTCAGCTGCAAAATCAGCTGCTATTGAAGCCTGGGAAGAAGCAGGCATAGAAGGCATTATCAGTGAACAAATGCTGGATTATTACCTGCATGAAAAATGGGGCAGCACTTGTACAGTGCAGGTATATCCAATGTTAGTCACTCAAATGCTTAACAATGAGGAATGGCAGGAAAGTCATCGTCGCAGACAATGGCTGCCACTGCAGAAAGCGACTTTTTTAATCAAACAAAAGGCGTTGCAGGCTATGTTTACAAGTTTAGCCACCCGTCTTGCAAGCAAGACAGATTAA
- a CDS encoding histidine phosphatase family protein yields MARVIAALIRHGDYHQLADTPSAHQPFALTAKGLAQASDLAILINTFCTTRGCQINPVIATSKLLRAWQTAKQLTTALNNPGIQIHEYTDLAERCVGSVANLSVTQIRELIRLDPRLDDLPKDWKSNSHYCLPFQGAESLLDAGKRVATLLRAEMQPLKPHSQSDQLKIFVGHGAAFRHAAYHLGIINYEQIALLSMFHCQPVFIEYTGNGNWQHIGGEWKIRNAHSQFTD; encoded by the coding sequence ATGGCCAGAGTCATTGCTGCACTTATCAGACATGGTGATTATCATCAATTAGCTGATACACCCAGTGCGCATCAGCCTTTTGCCTTAACGGCTAAAGGCTTGGCACAGGCATCTGACCTGGCTATACTGATAAATACATTTTGTACTACGCGAGGCTGCCAGATTAACCCCGTTATTGCTACGTCTAAATTGCTCCGAGCCTGGCAAACTGCAAAACAATTGACTACAGCGCTAAACAATCCCGGCATCCAGATACATGAATATACGGATCTGGCTGAGCGCTGTGTAGGCAGTGTCGCGAACTTGTCGGTCACACAAATACGCGAACTGATTAGACTGGACCCACGGCTCGATGATTTACCCAAAGACTGGAAATCCAACAGCCATTATTGTTTGCCATTTCAAGGCGCAGAGTCCTTGCTTGATGCAGGTAAACGCGTAGCCACCCTGTTACGTGCGGAAATGCAGCCTCTGAAACCACATAGCCAAAGCGATCAATTAAAAATATTTGTCGGTCATGGCGCAGCATTTCGTCATGCCGCCTACCATTTAGGCATTATAAACTATGAACAAATTGCACTACTTAGTATGTTCCATTGTCAACCGGTATTTATTGAATACACGGGTAATGGCAACTGGCAACATATTGGAGGAGAATGGAAAATCAGAAATGCACACAGCCAATTTACCGATTAA